Below is a genomic region from Rutidosis leptorrhynchoides isolate AG116_Rl617_1_P2 unplaced genomic scaffold, CSIRO_AGI_Rlap_v1 contig135, whole genome shotgun sequence.
GTATCTTCATCGGCTGCACCGTTAATCACTCAGTTGTTGATGGCACGTCGTTCTGGCATTTCGTCAATTCTTGGGCCGAAATCTCAAGGACTTCGAGTCAGTTTCAAACAGGGTCGATTCCGAACCCTCCTGCTTTGCACCGTTGGTTTCCAGACGGTATTGAGCCCCCAATACGGATTCCGATTATTCCGACCGACGACAACAAAGATTCTGTTACTCCGCAACCATTGAGGGAGAGGGTTTTTCATTTCAGAAGAGAAAGTGTAGCTACACTCAAATCAAAAGCAAATGCTGAAGCTGGCACCAACAAAATCTCTTCATTGCAAGCTTTACTTGCTCATTTTTGGCGCTCAGTCATTCGCAGTCAATATGCAAACTCCATGGTTGAACCTGATCAAGAAACACATTACAAGTAATTTCATCATAACTAATACTAGTACTGTATGTTGTAAAATTTCTAGTTTGGTTTGACATTATTATGATTGACAGGTTGCTAATAGGAGCACGATCAAGAGTGAAAGGATTTCCAGAACATTATTTTGGCAACGCAATTCAAGTAGGAGCGTTAACTCTGAAAGCGAAACAGTTAATCGATAATGAACTCGGCTTCGTAGCTTGGAAGATGAACAGAATGGTAGCTGAACACACAGAAGACGAAATGAAGGACTATTTTAAGAGATGGGTTGAGAACCCTAAACTGCCAACATTAAGCGACGCGGCCACTAATGCTTTGATCACGAGTAGTTCGCCGAGGTTCGATGTTTATGGAAATGATTTCGGTTGGGGAAAGCCTATTGCCATTCGGAGCGGAGAGGCAAACAAATCTCTTGGGAAGATCACTCTGTttgaaggaattgaacaaggaagtATCGACATTGAAGCTTGCCTTTCTCTTAATGTGTTGGAGACCGTGGCAAAGGATAAAGAATTCATGGATTCTGTTACCATCAAATCAAAACCAAATTAAAATTCATGATTTGAAATTGATTTTATCAGTAGTAGCATATGTATGGGTTTAACTTCTATTTCGAATAAACACTTC
It encodes:
- the LOC139881251 gene encoding uncharacterized acetyltransferase At3g50280-like → MANIQILSTSVIRAPTNDGDEKKRKTKERINLTPWDLQLLRVHAIQKGLIFNKPNQKFNYVEHLKSSLSRTLAFFPPLAGRLNMIENDDGDATCRFFIDCDNSGARFVHAVANGVSVADTTETEYVPIEITRSFFLLNGVENHEGVREPLLAVQVTELVDGIFIGCTVNHSVVDGTSFWHFVNSWAEISRTSSQFQTGSIPNPPALHRWFPDGIEPPIRIPIIPTDDNKDSVTPQPLRERVFHFRRESVATLKSKANAEAGTNKISSLQALLAHFWRSVIRSQYANSMVEPDQETHYKLLIGARSRVKGFPEHYFGNAIQVGALTLKAKQLIDNELGFVAWKMNRMVAEHTEDEMKDYFKRWVENPKLPTLSDAATNALITSSSPRFDVYGNDFGWGKPIAIRSGEANKSLGKITLFEGIEQGSIDIEACLSLNVLETVAKDKEFMDSVTIKSKPN